The following coding sequences are from one Oncorhynchus clarkii lewisi isolate Uvic-CL-2024 chromosome 20, UVic_Ocla_1.0, whole genome shotgun sequence window:
- the LOC139376000 gene encoding protein FAM110B-like, protein MPTETLPSLADSKPTGPGAAFVSAVPLRILNKGPEYFRRQVETNPKRLSAVERLEADKSKYVKSQEVINAKQEPVKPQLLAKPPVCPAVAKRGANGGGCGGVALKTFNNNSKSDTCATTSKRENLNLEILKNLLNSSGSVSEGHAKSATLKPGARSLAPHRSTPTPTTDCTEPTSLRSVAKSLKVPPPAPGRQSPQGGNLNLSRRLLEERGEGNHSPLHASHSSSDIRRLCNGKPLRAARSSSSSAPPLPPKPSTKVLAPLCDNAPQSPEREPPPPSSATPDEQLELELGSSLARRPSLHRSKSDLSDRYARAGADVERFFNYCGLDPEELESVGVESFARANSDIISLNFRSASMISSDCDQSRHSNEDMTDEEEDVSERVPYGISAVERNARVIKWLYSIKQARESQKVSHV, encoded by the coding sequence ATGCCCACCGAGACCCTGCCGTCGCTGGCAGATAGCAAACCCACCGGCCCTGGGGCGGCCTTTGTCTCCGCTGTCCCCCTGCGCATACTCAACAAGGGACCCGAGTACTTCCGGCGCCAGGTGGAGACCAACCCTAAGCGGCTGAGCGCCGTGGAGCGGTTGGAGGCGGACAAGTCCAAGTACGTGAAAAGCCAGGAGGTCATCAACGCCAAGCAGGAGCCTGTCAAGCCCCAGCTGCTGGCCAAGCCACCTGTCTGCCCCGCAGTGGCCAAGAGAGGGGCGAATGGTGGCGGTTGTGGTGGGGTGGCCCTCAAGACATTCAATAACAACTCCAAGTCGGACACGTGCGCCACCACCAGCAAACGGGAGAACCTTAACCTGGAGATCCTCAAGAACCTCCTGAACAGCTCCGGCTCGGTCTCTGAGGGCCACGCTAAGAGCGCTACTCTAAAACCTGGGGCCAGGAGCTTGGCCCCCCACCGCTCCACCCCCACACCCACCACAGACTGCACTGAGCCCACCAGCCTCCGTTCCGTCGCCAAGTCCCTCAAGGTGCCTCCGCCTGCACCTGGCCGACAGAGCCCCCAGGGGGGGAACCTGAACCTCAGCCGCCGGCTGCTGGAGGAGCGGGGCGAGGGCAATCACTCACCCCTCCATGCCTCCCACAGCTCCTCCGACATCCGCAGGCTGTGCAACGGTAAGCCTCTAAGGGCGGCCCGAAGCAGCAGCAGCTCCGCACCTCCCTTACCCCCCAAGCCCAGTACCAAAGTCCTGGCCCCCCTCTGCGACAATGCCCCTCAGTCCCCTGAGAGGGAGCCTCCGCCGCCCTCCTCTGCCACCCCAGATGAGCAGTTGGAGCTAGAGTTGGGGAGCTCGTTGGCCCGCCGGCCCTCTCTGCACCGCTCCAAGTCGGACCTGAGTGACCGGTATGCGCGGGCAGGCGCCGACGTGGAACGCTTCTTTAACTACTGTGGGCTGGACCCTGAGGAGCTGGAGAGTGTGGGCGTGGAGAGCTTTGCCCGAGCCAACTCCGACATAATCTCCCTCAACTTCCGCAGCGCTAGCATGATCAGCTCGGACTGTGACCAATCACGGCATAGCAACGAGGACATGACGGACGAGGAGGAAGACGTGAGCGAACGCGTGCCGTACGGAATCTCGGCCGTGGAACGAAACGCCCGCGTCATCAAATGGCTGTACAGCATCAAACAGGCGCGCGAGTCGCAGAAAGTGTCTCATGTCTAA